The Peptostreptococcaceae bacterium genome includes a region encoding these proteins:
- a CDS encoding cytidyltransferase codes for MDNLYKNVCDTIEINVKNNQSINSRIKSIAMEKIRGDAFRKEVKRIESEKDYSCGAVYSLMKEILLVVSGGAEPKDWLQYIYQYALNKSFPHAVQIEMNPELDHASELYLDVLATVAESQKKSGDGTWQSKYAFEYLKESEIERLENSYEYERFVDVFRNDHVYEMMKLNQEVVGYSTLDHIMGVHYLALFVARQLKNLGVSIDLGRVSGAAAGHDIGKYGCKGLEMKRV; via the coding sequence ATGGACAATTTATATAAAAATGTATGCGACACCATAGAAATCAATGTCAAGAATAATCAATCCATTAACAGCCGAATAAAGTCCATCGCCATGGAGAAAATTCGAGGGGATGCTTTTCGCAAAGAAGTGAAAAGGATTGAAAGCGAGAAAGACTATTCATGCGGAGCAGTATATTCGTTGATGAAGGAGATTTTACTTGTCGTTTCGGGTGGCGCAGAGCCAAAGGATTGGCTTCAATATATATATCAATATGCTCTGAATAAATCCTTTCCTCATGCGGTTCAAATAGAGATGAATCCGGAACTTGACCATGCTTCGGAGCTGTATCTAGATGTTTTGGCAACGGTGGCCGAGAGCCAAAAAAAATCTGGCGACGGCACATGGCAAAGCAAGTACGCGTTTGAATATTTGAAAGAGTCCGAAATAGAAAGATTGGAAAACAGTTATGAATACGAGAGATTCGTTGATGTTTTCAGGAACGACCATGTCTATGAAATGATGAAGCTAAATCAGGAGGTTGTTGGATACAGCACACTCGACCATATAATGGGGGTTCACTATCTTGCACTGTTTGTTGCAAGGCAGCTTAAAAATTTGGGGGTTTCAATAGATCTTGGACGTGTTTCGGGAGCGGCAGCAGGGCATGATATAGGGAAATACGGATGCAAGGGATTAGAAATGAAAAGGGT
- a CDS encoding YihY/virulence factor BrkB family protein: MFRDKAFYSYAWRELLKRINEHNIFGYGAQMAYFFVLSVFPFMIFLFGMLTRFSMSYGGFFDGISKIVPKEVIMVIRDYASAVAPRANANFLSVTALITIWSASRGIHELRQAMNRAYGVKNVKKYWRKRFISIIYTIALMISIVFALTLPSMGKDFVLFMEDILGFDLGFIEMFLAYRWLFIIGFFFAVISFFYYASFDRHDKWRDVIPGTLFAMAGWVALSAGFSMFVNNFGRYTIIYGSLAAMVVLMVWLYMSSIVLMLGGEINSIYYSFKARESNNGE, encoded by the coding sequence ATGTTCAGGGATAAAGCATTTTACTCTTATGCATGGCGGGAATTGTTAAAAAGAATAAATGAACACAATATCTTTGGCTACGGAGCTCAAATGGCATATTTTTTTGTGCTGTCAGTTTTTCCGTTCATGATATTTCTTTTCGGTATGCTGACACGCTTTTCCATGTCCTACGGCGGTTTTTTCGATGGAATTTCTAAAATTGTTCCAAAGGAAGTCATAATGGTTATAAGAGACTACGCTTCAGCAGTGGCGCCCCGAGCGAATGCTAATTTTCTTTCCGTTACGGCGCTGATTACAATATGGTCGGCATCCCGTGGAATTCATGAATTGAGACAGGCTATGAATAGGGCGTATGGCGTAAAAAACGTAAAAAAATATTGGCGCAAGAGGTTTATTTCAATAATTTACACAATAGCCTTGATGATTTCAATAGTGTTTGCATTGACGCTCCCCAGCATGGGCAAGGATTTTGTTTTATTTATGGAAGATATATTAGGGTTTGATTTGGGATTCATTGAAATGTTTTTAGCATACAGATGGCTCTTTATTATTGGGTTTTTCTTTGCGGTAATTTCATTTTTTTATTATGCTTCTTTTGATCGCCACGATAAATGGAGAGATGTAATACCGGGAACTCTCTTCGCAATGGCGGGATGGGTTGCACTTTCTGCAGGTTTTTCAATGTTTGTAAATAATTTTGGAAGATATACAATAATATACGGTAGTTTGGCAGCTATGGTAGTGCTAATGGTTTGGCTATACATGAGCAGTATAGTATTGATGCTTGGAGGAGAAATAAATTCGATTTATTATTCATTCAAGGCACGCGAATCGAATAATGGAGAATAA
- the aroF gene encoding 3-deoxy-7-phosphoheptulonate synthase, with the protein MVLMTFHIDGIDKAVKAGGIAIGGGNIPIRIAGPCAVESREQIIKIAKIVKAAGAEFLRGGVFKPRTSPYDFQGLGWEGLEYLKEASYLTGLPIVTEVLDQYHIDRIVEQVDLIQIGSRNMHNYALLKAVGETGKPVLLKRGMSATLREWILAAEYLASSGNGEIILCERGIRTFTDYTRNTLDLSAVPIMKKETGLPVLVDPSHGTGLRELVAPMSRAALACGADGIMVEVHNNPEMALSDGEQSLRPEDYRNLVSEIEIFRHSKNK; encoded by the coding sequence ATGGTGTTGATGACTTTTCATATTGACGGAATTGATAAAGCAGTTAAAGCAGGAGGCATTGCGATAGGTGGAGGAAACATTCCAATAAGAATCGCAGGCCCATGTGCTGTTGAATCGCGGGAACAGATAATAAAAATTGCCAAAATTGTTAAAGCTGCGGGTGCGGAATTCTTGAGAGGCGGGGTATTTAAGCCGAGAACGAGTCCTTACGATTTTCAGGGTTTGGGATGGGAAGGGCTGGAGTATTTAAAAGAGGCAAGTTATCTAACAGGTCTTCCTATTGTAACGGAGGTGCTTGATCAATACCATATTGATAGGATTGTTGAGCAGGTGGACTTGATTCAGATAGGTTCCAGGAACATGCACAACTATGCTCTACTAAAGGCTGTAGGAGAAACGGGAAAACCTGTTTTGTTAAAACGCGGAATGAGTGCAACCCTTAGGGAATGGATACTTGCTGCAGAATACTTGGCATCGAGCGGCAACGGTGAAATAATTTTGTGCGAAAGAGGAATAAGGACCTTTACAGATTATACTAGAAATACTCTCGATTTATCGGCTGTACCAATAATGAAAAAAGAGACGGGTCTGCCGGTCTTGGTTGATCCAAGCCACGGAACTGGATTGAGGGAACTTGTGGCGCCGATGAGCAGGGCGGCTTTGGCATGCGGCGCTGACGGAATAATGGTTGAGGTTCATAATAATCCGGAAATGGCACTTAGCGATGGGGAGCAATCGCTAAGACCGGAAGACTACAGAAATCTGGTTTCGGAAATAGAGATATTCCGGCATTCTAAAAATAAATGA
- a CDS encoding NusG domain II-containing protein gives MKKMDLIIIVCLLALALIPIFALGVYRNRPVDVRVVEIKMDGELYESFEWIEGLENEINIDTEFGINRIVVDNEGLRIAYSDCANQVCVLDGVINSPGEILVCLPHRLIIEIKGKRDGDGVDDFSY, from the coding sequence ATGAAGAAAATGGATTTAATAATCATAGTTTGTTTGCTGGCCTTGGCCTTGATTCCGATTTTTGCTCTGGGAGTCTATAGGAACAGGCCTGTAGATGTTAGAGTTGTAGAAATAAAAATGGATGGCGAGTTGTATGAGTCATTTGAATGGATTGAAGGATTAGAGAATGAAATAAACATTGATACGGAATTTGGAATAAATAGAATTGTGGTCGACAACGAAGGCCTTAGAATTGCATATTCGGATTGCGCAAATCAGGTGTGCGTGCTTGACGGAGTGATAAATTCACCTGGGGAAATATTGGTATGTTTGCCGCATAGGCTGATTATTGAGATAAAGGGAAAAAGAGACGGAGATGGTGTTGATGACTTTTCATATTGA
- a CDS encoding FAD:protein FMN transferase, producing the protein MKTSKLFLVSIILMIFTISVAGCNRNPSSSEFPATRTDLFMGTVVQIKIYESVDEAVFEEAFSLIEDIENKMSLNMPESELNQINRAAGENPVKVSGDTYDVIDKAIYYGSLSGGTFDITIGPLVSLWNIGKENARVPDQSEIDEAIKQIDYKKVLLNPDEKTVFLKDSGMILDLGGIAKGYAADALSEMFEKEGINHAIINLGGNIYALGQNPNGNPWQIGIQNPEAERSDYIGVASVKDKSVVTSGIYERFLESGGKSYHHILSPFNGYPFENSLTAVSIIASKSVDADALSTVAFSLGLESGLTLLESIPDAEAIFITKDFNVYTTSGLKDSFKMANDEFILANQEK; encoded by the coding sequence ATGAAAACCAGCAAACTCTTTTTAGTTTCAATAATATTGATGATTTTTACCATTTCAGTTGCCGGCTGCAACAGAAATCCATCGTCGTCGGAATTCCCTGCCACTCGCACCGATCTCTTCATGGGAACAGTCGTGCAAATAAAAATATATGAATCCGTTGACGAAGCCGTATTCGAAGAAGCCTTCAGCCTTATAGAAGATATAGAAAACAAAATGAGCCTAAATATGCCCGAAAGCGAACTCAATCAAATAAATCGAGCAGCAGGCGAAAATCCTGTCAAGGTATCCGGCGACACATACGATGTAATCGATAAAGCTATATACTACGGAAGCCTTTCCGGAGGAACATTCGACATAACAATAGGTCCATTGGTAAGTCTTTGGAACATAGGAAAGGAAAATGCGCGCGTTCCCGACCAATCCGAAATAGATGAAGCAATTAAACAAATTGACTACAAAAAGGTTTTATTGAATCCTGATGAAAAAACAGTTTTTCTTAAAGACTCCGGAATGATTTTGGACCTGGGCGGAATCGCAAAGGGTTACGCGGCCGATGCATTGAGCGAGATGTTTGAAAAAGAAGGAATCAATCATGCCATAATCAATCTCGGCGGAAACATTTATGCCCTCGGACAAAATCCAAACGGCAATCCATGGCAGATTGGCATTCAAAACCCCGAGGCAGAACGAAGCGATTACATCGGGGTGGCCAGCGTAAAAGACAAGTCCGTTGTAACTTCGGGCATTTATGAACGTTTTCTCGAATCGGGCGGCAAGTCATACCACCACATACTTAGCCCTTTTAACGGATACCCTTTCGAAAACAGCCTAACAGCGGTATCTATAATTGCCAGCAAATCGGTAGATGCCGATGCGCTTTCAACCGTGGCATTCTCTCTGGGTCTCGAATCCGGGCTCACTCTGCTTGAATCCATCCCCGATGCAGAAGCAATATTTATAACGAAGGATTTTAATGTATATACGACCTCAGGCCTTAAAGATTCCTTCAAGATGGCAAACGACGAATTCATCCTTGCAAACCAAGAAAAATGA